A genomic region of Ammospiza nelsoni isolate bAmmNel1 chromosome 3, bAmmNel1.pri, whole genome shotgun sequence contains the following coding sequences:
- the SESN1 gene encoding sestrin-1 isoform X3 — protein MVARPGRQHQELGIRIPRPLGHGPSRFIPEKETIQVGKEDAAMHTLFAESFATLGRLDNVTLVMVFHPQYLESFLKTQHYLLQMDGPLPLHYRHYIGIMAAARHQCSYLVNLHVNDFLHVGGDPKWLNGLENAPQKLQNLGELNKILAHRPWLITKEHIEQLLKTEENSWSLAELIHAVVLLTHYHSLASFTFGCGISPEIDCEGGHTFRPPSVSNYCICDITNGYHGVDDIHASPAASIPSTESVCEVEALMEKMKQLQECRDEEEASQEEMATRFEREKRESMFVCSSEDEESAATRDVSRHFEDTSYGYKDFSRHGMHVPTFRVQDYSWEDHGYSLVNRLYPDVGQLLDEKFHIAYNLTYNTMAMHKDVDTSMLRRAIWNYIHCMFGIRYDDYDYGEINQLLDRSFKVYIKTVVCTPEKTTKRMYDSFWRQFEHSEKVHVNLLLVEARMQAELLYALRAITRYMT, from the exons ATGGTGGCCAGGCCGGGCCGGCAGCACCAG GAACTTGGAATAAGAATTCCTAGACCACTGGGACACGGACCAAGCAGATTCATCCCTGAGAAGGAG ACAATTCAGGTGGGGAAGGAGGACGCCGCGATGCACACGCTGTTTGCAGAGTCTTTTGCCACGCTGGGCCGGCTGGACAACGTCACCTTGGTGATGGTTTTCCACCCGCAGTATCTGGAAAGCTTTCTCAAAACTCAGCACTATCTGCTGCAGATGGACGGCCCGCTCCCGCTGCACTACCGGCACTACATCGGCATCATG gCTGCAGCACGACATCAGTGCTCTTACCTTGTTAACCTCCACGTGAATGACTTTCTTCATGTTGGTGGAGACCCTAAATGGTTGAATGGTCTGGAAAATGCACCtcaaaaattgcaaaatttaGGAGAACTGAACAAAATATTGGCTCACCGACCCTGGCTTATCACCAAGGAACATATTGAG caactcCTGAAGACAGAAGAGAACAGCTGgtccctggcagagctgatcCATGCAGTCGTTCTCCTTACACACTACCACTCCCTTGCTTCCTTCACGTTTGGCTGTGGGATCAGCCCAGAGATCGACTGTGAAGGGGGTCACACCTTCAGGCCCCCCTCTGTCAGTAACTATTGCATCTGTGATATAACAAATGGTTACCACGGGGTGGATGATATCcatgccagcccagctgcaagCATTCCA tCCACAGAGTCTGTCTGTGAAGTTGAAGCTCTTATGGAGAAGatgaagcagctgcaggagtgcAGAGATGAAGAGGAAGCCAGCCAAGAAGAGATGGCCACACGTtttgaaagagagaagagagaaagcaTGTTTGTGTGCTCTTCAG AAGATGAAGAATCTGCAGCAACAAGAGATGTGTCTCGGCACTTTGAGGACACCAGCTATGGTTACAAAGACTTCTCCCGACACGGAATGCACGTGCCCACCTTTCGTGTTCAG GATTATTCCTGGGAAGATCATGGCTATTCCTTGGTTAATCGTCTTTATCCAGATGTGGGACAACTACTTGATGAGAAGTTCCATATTGCTTATAATCTGACTTACAACACAATGGCCATGCACAAAGATGTGGATACCTCAATGTTAAGACGAGCTATTTGGAACTATATTCATTGTATGTTTGGAATAAG ATACGATGATTATGACTATGGTGAAATCAATCAGTTGTTGGACCGCAGCTTTAAAGTTTATATCAAGACTGTGGTTTGCACTCCTGAAAAGACCACAAAAAGAATGTATGATAGCTTCTGGAGACAGTTTGAACACTCTGAGAAG gtCCATGTAAATTTGCTTCTGGTAGAAGCTCGGATGCAAGCCGAACTACTTTATGCTCTGAGAGCTATTACTCGCTATATGACCTGA